A stretch of the Actinomyces qiguomingii genome encodes the following:
- a CDS encoding LacI family DNA-binding transcriptional regulator, whose protein sequence is MAARVTMSDVARRAGVSTKTVSNVLRGAPGASPQTRRRVLEAVQALGYRINTSASALRSGRRGSITLAIPTLQQPLYAALAQELMRAAASTSVILELTRGEPAREREILAGSWGRRSDAAVLVPRGLDPASWRDAEVATAGAPLVLVADDGPAGLPRVSCPPRDQAALVAAHLRSLGRLRPAVVGVCDEADRWTSTCVRVLREAGLSIDSESVIRVAAPDDMLGGIEAVSRLAHAGAPVDAVVCHNDALAAGAVSALRRRAVRVPLDVAVIGRGNTDAAAFATPTLTSVDLNLPAAAKGALALLDLGAAASGVETQDTPTRPEPRLVTTAPTLSVRGSTVDGAGAGPTPG, encoded by the coding sequence GTGGCCGCGCGCGTGACCATGAGTGATGTCGCCCGACGTGCGGGCGTTTCCACCAAAACCGTTTCCAATGTGCTGCGAGGGGCGCCGGGGGCCTCCCCGCAGACGCGTCGCCGGGTTCTTGAAGCGGTCCAGGCGCTCGGCTACCGGATCAATACAAGCGCATCGGCTCTGCGCTCCGGTCGGCGCGGGAGCATCACCTTGGCGATCCCCACCCTCCAGCAGCCACTGTACGCCGCATTGGCGCAGGAGTTGATGCGCGCAGCGGCCAGCACATCGGTGATTCTGGAGCTGACACGGGGCGAGCCGGCACGTGAGCGGGAGATTCTGGCCGGTTCGTGGGGGCGTCGCTCTGATGCAGCCGTGCTGGTGCCGCGAGGGCTGGATCCGGCGTCGTGGCGGGATGCCGAGGTGGCGACGGCCGGCGCGCCCCTGGTGCTGGTCGCCGACGACGGCCCCGCCGGCCTGCCGCGGGTCAGTTGTCCCCCGCGGGACCAGGCGGCACTCGTCGCGGCTCACCTGCGGTCACTGGGCCGGCTCCGTCCCGCGGTGGTGGGGGTCTGCGACGAAGCGGATCGTTGGACGTCCACCTGTGTGCGGGTCCTGCGGGAGGCGGGGCTGAGCATCGATTCCGAGTCGGTGATCCGTGTCGCCGCTCCCGATGACATGCTGGGTGGAATTGAGGCGGTGTCCCGGTTGGCACATGCGGGCGCTCCCGTGGACGCCGTCGTCTGCCACAATGATGCGCTTGCCGCCGGCGCCGTCAGCGCACTGCGGCGGCGGGCCGTGCGCGTGCCGTTGGATGTGGCGGTGATCGGCAGGGGGAACACCGACGCCGCCGCTTTCGCAACTCCCACGCTCACCAGCGTGGATTTGAATCTGCCGGCCGCAGCCAAGGGGGCGCTGGCACTACTCGACCTCGGGGCCGCAGCATCCGGCGTCGAGACTCAGGACACGCCAACCAGGCCGGAGCCACGCCTGGTTACGACCGCCCCGACGCTGTCGGTGCGTGGTTCCACGGTCGACGGCGCCGGGGCGGGGCCCACCCCTGGGTGA
- a CDS encoding carbohydrate ABC transporter permease, translating into MTTTLLASGRSRTRRPDSRRRRSSSGERLFELGVLLACALVVFATLYPIYFVLIASISDSGAVATGQVIMFPKRLSVFGYEQILGDARIWTGYRNTIVYTAVGTVLNLAVTLPAAFALSRKEFRPRRPLMLFFAFTMFFSGGLIPTYLLYKDLGLLDNWLVFILPSAVNVYNLIIARSFFENSLPEELYEAATLDGADYFRFFATVALPLSKAIISVIGLYYLVQHWNDFFTGLIFVRDYAKQPLQIVLRDILLSNQAFSGGAGGGGGSGGAYAQRYADQIKYGVIVVSTLPVIVVYPFLQKYFEKGVLIGAVKG; encoded by the coding sequence ATGACCACCACATTGCTGGCATCGGGCCGATCCCGCACGCGGCGGCCTGACTCTCGGCGTCGGCGCTCGTCGTCGGGAGAGAGGCTATTCGAGCTCGGCGTGCTACTGGCATGCGCGCTTGTAGTGTTCGCGACCCTGTATCCGATCTACTTCGTCCTGATCGCGTCCATCAGCGACTCGGGCGCTGTGGCAACCGGACAAGTCATCATGTTTCCCAAACGGCTGAGCGTGTTCGGGTACGAGCAGATCCTCGGCGACGCGCGCATCTGGACCGGGTACCGTAACACGATTGTGTATACAGCGGTGGGCACGGTCTTGAACCTGGCGGTCACACTGCCTGCGGCCTTCGCTCTGTCCCGCAAGGAGTTCCGACCGCGGCGCCCGCTCATGCTGTTCTTCGCCTTCACCATGTTCTTCAGCGGCGGGCTCATTCCGACGTATCTGCTCTACAAGGACCTTGGGTTGCTGGACAACTGGCTGGTATTCATCCTGCCTTCGGCGGTCAACGTCTACAATCTGATCATTGCCCGTTCCTTCTTCGAAAACTCCCTCCCCGAGGAGCTCTACGAGGCAGCGACGCTTGACGGCGCGGATTACTTCAGGTTCTTCGCCACCGTGGCGCTGCCGTTGTCGAAGGCAATCATCTCGGTGATCGGACTGTACTACCTGGTGCAGCACTGGAATGACTTCTTCACCGGCCTCATCTTCGTCCGCGACTATGCCAAGCAGCCGCTGCAGATCGTCCTGCGAGACATCCTGCTGTCCAACCAGGCCTTCTCTGGCGGGGCTGGCGGTGGTGGCGGGTCGGGAGGTGCTTACGCGCAGCGATACGCCGACCAGATCAAGTATGGAGTGATCGTGGTGTCCACCCTGCCCGTTATCGTCGTATACCCCTTCCTGCAGAAGTACTTTGAGAAGGGTGTTCTGATCGGAGCGGTGAAGGGATGA
- a CDS encoding glycoside hydrolase family 127 protein: MAPLDLRQTGSSACRCAPATPGVHGWGVGRSPLGIDAVRICPESPLGRWQERNASRTIPHCIEQLDTSGVMDNFRRVVGESGATHRGFVFADSDLYKVIEAVAWEKVRSGTSRFDSWLDEAIALIARVQEPTGYLHTWIQGVAPSRRFADLGRNHEMYVLGHLIQAAVALDRATGRGDLLQIAIRFAALVDRRFGPGRGDGIPGHPEIETALIELYRHTGEARWLHLAEHLIDQRGRDILPDEGFGHRYYQDHSPVREAVDPAGHAVRQLYLNAGVTDLYLETGEAALREVMCAQWDRVHERKMYLSGAFGSRHRDESFGNDYELPSDRAYAETCATIADLHWTWRMLLAGEDRRYADVMERELFNALPAAIDESGTRFFYSSPMQRRPDRFAEENAPAERQPWYACACCPPNLARTIAQAGAYVATVRQVPDGPALELHQLIACEIVLPDALGGGTLTVRTRYPVDGEVCLGVAGAPLPARAVVRVRIPVWADGATLCVGGRQRLVSEAERAHGYTQIPAEEVDGAVVRLPLHPRWTAANHRVDALRGAVALERGPILYCLEQTDLPEGVAVDDVFLPALPAVAELPPTTTGPAPVLRVRLDVRDPDDRLYHPASWAEPAVPLRNVEAELVPFSAWGNRGPGAMRVWIPTT, from the coding sequence ATGGCGCCACTCGATTTGCGACAGACCGGCTCATCGGCCTGCCGGTGTGCTCCGGCCACTCCGGGAGTGCACGGCTGGGGCGTCGGCCGTTCCCCGCTCGGCATCGACGCGGTCCGCATCTGTCCGGAAAGCCCGCTGGGCCGCTGGCAGGAGCGCAACGCCTCCCGCACTATTCCCCATTGCATTGAGCAACTGGATACCTCCGGCGTCATGGACAACTTCCGGCGCGTGGTGGGGGAGTCCGGCGCGACCCACCGGGGTTTTGTCTTTGCCGATTCGGATCTGTACAAGGTGATCGAGGCGGTCGCCTGGGAGAAGGTCCGCTCCGGCACCAGCCGCTTTGACTCTTGGCTCGACGAGGCCATTGCGCTGATCGCCCGCGTGCAGGAGCCGACCGGCTACCTGCATACCTGGATTCAGGGCGTGGCCCCCTCCAGGCGTTTCGCCGACTTGGGTCGCAATCATGAGATGTACGTGCTCGGGCACCTGATCCAGGCGGCCGTAGCCCTGGACCGGGCGACGGGCCGGGGTGACTTGCTGCAGATAGCGATTCGTTTCGCCGCTCTGGTGGATAGGCGGTTCGGACCGGGCCGTGGGGACGGCATCCCGGGTCACCCCGAGATCGAGACCGCACTCATCGAGCTTTACCGCCACACAGGCGAGGCCCGTTGGCTGCACCTGGCCGAGCACCTCATCGATCAACGCGGCCGTGACATACTTCCCGATGAGGGCTTCGGGCACCGCTACTACCAGGACCACTCGCCCGTGCGTGAAGCCGTCGATCCCGCCGGCCATGCCGTTCGCCAGCTCTACCTGAACGCCGGCGTCACCGACCTGTACCTGGAGACCGGCGAGGCGGCGCTGCGCGAGGTGATGTGCGCGCAGTGGGACCGTGTTCATGAGCGCAAGATGTATCTTTCCGGCGCCTTCGGCTCCCGCCATCGCGACGAATCCTTCGGAAACGACTACGAGTTGCCCTCCGACCGTGCCTACGCCGAGACCTGTGCCACCATCGCGGACCTGCACTGGACCTGGCGCATGCTGTTGGCCGGTGAGGATCGCCGCTATGCCGACGTCATGGAACGTGAACTTTTCAACGCCCTGCCGGCTGCGATCGATGAGAGCGGCACCCGCTTCTTCTACTCCAGCCCCATGCAGCGACGCCCCGACCGTTTTGCCGAGGAGAACGCCCCCGCCGAACGGCAGCCCTGGTACGCCTGCGCCTGCTGCCCGCCCAATCTCGCCCGGACCATCGCGCAAGCCGGCGCCTACGTAGCCACCGTCCGGCAGGTCCCGGACGGGCCTGCGCTGGAACTGCACCAACTGATCGCTTGCGAAATCGTCCTGCCTGATGCCCTCGGTGGCGGCACACTGACGGTGCGGACTCGCTATCCGGTGGACGGTGAGGTCTGTCTGGGTGTTGCGGGTGCGCCGTTGCCAGCCAGAGCGGTTGTACGGGTGCGCATCCCGGTCTGGGCGGATGGCGCCACGCTGTGTGTGGGAGGCAGGCAACGCCTGGTGTCCGAGGCTGAGCGTGCCCACGGCTACACCCAGATCCCTGCCGAAGAGGTCGACGGTGCTGTTGTGCGCCTCCCGCTCCATCCCCGTTGGACTGCCGCCAACCACCGCGTGGATGCTCTGCGCGGCGCCGTTGCCCTAGAACGAGGGCCGATCCTGTACTGCCTTGAGCAGACGGATCTGCCCGAGGGTGTCGCCGTCGACGACGTATTCTTACCTGCACTGCCCGCAGTCGCCGAGCTACCTCCGACGACCACCGGCCCGGCCCCCGTGCTGCGGGTAAGGCTGGATGTGCGCGATCCCGATGATCGGCTTTACCACCCCGCTTCATGGGCTGAGCCCGCCGTGCCCTTACGAAATGTGGAGGCGGAGCTGGTGCCCTTCTCCGCCTGGGGCAACCGCGGCCCCGGCGCCATGCGCGTATGGATTCCGACAACCTGA
- a CDS encoding LacI family DNA-binding transcriptional regulator yields MRGRVRLRDVAQAAGVSVATASAALSERGGGTTRLSPQTRQRVRQAARTLGYVPSEAARGLVTGVSGRIAIVVPNLYQPYFSRLAETLINELAQRELRSTIRLTEDVPARERDAVMGVSMGDVDGVLICPHHLDDAMLGGSLPPLPVVQIGSTPTAGVAGVTMDEFGGALAAARHLVAVGRSRIAYMAQMDGDGGPRLKAYRFALKEAGFQIDPALIVRGEDWDRRDTGLESTIGLLRSGIRFDALMCINDAVAIGALRALQAAGVSVPRDVAVTGFDNTVEGEFTVPSLTTVDPGTETMARAAVECLVAQLRGEAPEVPAEAPTSLIVRGSSR; encoded by the coding sequence ATGAGAGGACGGGTCAGGCTCCGTGACGTGGCACAGGCGGCCGGTGTTTCGGTGGCCACGGCGTCCGCGGCGCTGTCGGAGCGTGGTGGGGGAACGACGCGACTTTCCCCACAGACCCGGCAACGGGTCAGGCAGGCGGCACGTACCCTCGGATACGTGCCCTCCGAGGCCGCTAGGGGATTGGTCACCGGTGTATCTGGGCGGATCGCAATCGTGGTTCCCAACCTCTATCAGCCCTACTTCTCTCGTCTTGCGGAGACGCTTATCAACGAGCTCGCCCAGCGTGAATTGCGCTCGACGATCCGACTGACCGAGGATGTGCCCGCGCGTGAACGCGACGCCGTCATGGGAGTCTCCATGGGGGATGTGGACGGCGTGCTCATTTGTCCGCACCACCTGGATGACGCAATGTTGGGCGGCAGTCTCCCGCCCTTGCCGGTGGTGCAAATCGGTTCGACACCGACGGCGGGCGTTGCTGGAGTGACCATGGACGAGTTCGGCGGCGCCCTCGCTGCGGCCCGGCACCTGGTCGCCGTGGGCCGTAGCCGCATCGCCTACATGGCCCAGATGGATGGCGATGGCGGGCCGCGTCTGAAGGCCTACCGCTTCGCCCTAAAAGAGGCGGGTTTCCAGATCGATCCGGCCCTGATCGTGCGGGGCGAGGACTGGGACCGCAGGGACACCGGTCTGGAGTCGACCATCGGCCTGTTGCGCTCGGGCATCCGCTTCGACGCGCTGATGTGCATTAATGATGCCGTTGCCATCGGTGCCCTGCGTGCCCTGCAGGCGGCCGGAGTCTCGGTTCCCCGGGATGTCGCAGTGACCGGCTTCGACAACACCGTCGAGGGTGAGTTCACCGTTCCTTCACTCACCACCGTTGATCCGGGAACCGAGACCATGGCCCGTGCGGCGGTGGAGTGCCTGGTGGCGCAGCTACGGGGTGAGGCGCCTGAGGTGCCCGCCGAGGCACCGACCAGCTTGATAGTGCGCGGCTCCAGTCGCTGA
- a CDS encoding extracellular solute-binding protein translates to MNTCTRVPTFSRRTMLRSLAASAAVGAAGGTLAACSGTGSSSSNELRILVLKHPLTKPMAQMAWAKQLEDIAGMPITWEEVSADWDQKKSTMLAAGDVPDLIVGTGAISDSDLATYGTLFEDLSDDLDAISNVKEMLTTKPELTALATQSGGAIYAVPGYKRFWPPTVQHQYINRQWLDALGLEMPTTWDELYDVLVAFKEGDPTGTGAKVIPMDWSPVGTTGFGYFQSILLLGSTGLPLSSGGGQGYFLQDGKVSNFLIDERYRDVMVFLSKCYAAGLISTEVLTQDYSAYQSAARGPGDGVATVGFTWGWTRSDRFGPEIYEQYEAMPVLAQKAGQAATVSWSYDGLGENFPANQIVVSASTPNKEAALKVLNAFYDREMSLQVLFGDIGPNIEKVDENTYKVLPAEDGTDPSTWKWTSTLADNGPMWIRDDITVELPTDLQEAIDETVPLQPAIDNMDLDKDVYPTQFIKMTAEDISAMALVNTTMLNTTQTKFADWITNGGVEEQWDDYLATVKASGIEDNIAKMQQYYDDYMTSKQ, encoded by the coding sequence ATGAACACCTGTACACGTGTGCCTACATTCAGTCGGCGCACCATGCTGCGGAGCCTGGCGGCCTCCGCTGCCGTCGGTGCTGCAGGCGGCACGCTCGCCGCCTGCAGCGGAACCGGATCGAGTAGCTCCAACGAGCTTCGCATCCTCGTGCTTAAGCACCCTCTCACTAAGCCCATGGCGCAGATGGCGTGGGCGAAGCAGCTCGAGGACATCGCGGGCATGCCCATCACCTGGGAGGAGGTCTCCGCCGACTGGGACCAGAAGAAATCCACAATGCTCGCCGCGGGGGACGTTCCCGATCTGATCGTCGGCACCGGGGCCATTTCGGACTCCGACCTGGCCACCTACGGCACGCTCTTCGAGGATCTCTCCGACGATCTCGACGCCATTTCCAACGTCAAGGAAATGCTGACGACCAAGCCGGAACTCACCGCTCTGGCCACCCAGAGCGGTGGTGCGATCTACGCCGTCCCCGGGTATAAGCGCTTTTGGCCGCCTACCGTCCAGCATCAGTACATCAACCGCCAGTGGCTGGATGCGCTGGGTCTGGAAATGCCCACCACCTGGGACGAGCTGTACGACGTACTTGTCGCCTTCAAGGAGGGCGATCCGACCGGAACCGGGGCGAAGGTGATCCCCATGGACTGGAGCCCGGTGGGCACCACGGGCTTCGGCTACTTCCAATCCATACTGTTGCTCGGGTCAACCGGCCTGCCGCTGTCCTCAGGAGGCGGCCAGGGTTACTTCCTCCAGGACGGTAAGGTCTCCAACTTCCTCATCGACGAGCGCTACCGCGACGTTATGGTCTTCCTATCCAAATGCTATGCAGCGGGGCTAATCTCCACAGAGGTCTTGACTCAGGACTACTCGGCCTACCAGTCTGCCGCTCGCGGGCCGGGGGATGGCGTCGCCACGGTGGGGTTCACCTGGGGCTGGACCCGCTCGGACCGTTTCGGTCCCGAGATCTACGAGCAGTACGAGGCCATGCCCGTACTCGCACAGAAGGCCGGACAGGCAGCTACCGTGTCTTGGAGCTACGACGGGCTTGGCGAGAACTTCCCCGCCAACCAAATCGTGGTCTCGGCCTCCACCCCAAACAAGGAAGCCGCGCTGAAGGTCCTCAACGCCTTCTACGACCGGGAGATGAGCCTGCAAGTGCTCTTCGGAGACATCGGTCCAAACATTGAGAAAGTCGATGAGAACACCTATAAGGTGCTGCCGGCCGAGGATGGGACTGACCCCTCGACCTGGAAATGGACCTCCACGCTGGCGGACAACGGCCCCATGTGGATCCGTGATGACATCACCGTGGAACTGCCCACAGACCTGCAGGAGGCTATCGACGAGACCGTCCCCTTGCAGCCCGCCATCGACAATATGGATCTGGACAAGGACGTATACCCCACCCAGTTCATCAAGATGACCGCGGAGGACATCAGTGCCATGGCGCTGGTCAACACCACCATGCTCAACACCACGCAGACCAAGTTCGCCGATTGGATCACCAACGGCGGGGTCGAGGAGCAGTGGGACGACTACCTCGCCACCGTCAAGGCCTCGGGCATCGAGGACAACATCGCCAAGATGCAGCAGTATTACGACGACTACATGACTTCGAAGCAATGA
- a CDS encoding ABC transporter permease produces the protein MSTTVVKPSGASAVRSGHGPARHLKRYWQLWVMVLPATAFVLVFAYVPMYGIQLAFREFDFAAGLTGGKFVGLKYFQQFFESPMFATLMRNTVLISISTLVLGFIAPIILALLINQLMRSRIKRWVQTITYLPHFISVVVIVGMLQVFLSPSDGLLTRLLAFVGISGTNFLGDTGSFVPVYVLSDIWQHAGWNSIIYLAALAGVNTQLYEAARIDGANRWQLIRHVDIPALVPTMIILLILNMGNVLNTGFEKVFLMQNTLNLPISEVIATYTYKIGILSSQFSYSTAIGLFNTLINFTFLVLANRIAKRVSDTSLW, from the coding sequence ATGAGCACCACAGTGGTAAAGCCTTCCGGTGCCTCGGCGGTACGTTCCGGGCATGGCCCGGCCAGACACCTCAAGCGATATTGGCAGCTGTGGGTCATGGTGCTGCCGGCCACCGCCTTCGTACTGGTCTTCGCCTACGTTCCTATGTACGGCATTCAGCTGGCCTTTCGGGAGTTCGACTTCGCCGCGGGTTTGACCGGCGGCAAGTTCGTGGGGTTGAAATACTTCCAACAGTTCTTCGAATCCCCGATGTTCGCCACCCTGATGCGCAACACCGTGTTGATCTCGATAAGCACGCTTGTGCTGGGATTCATTGCGCCGATCATTCTCGCGCTGCTGATCAACCAGCTCATGCGCTCACGCATCAAACGCTGGGTCCAGACCATCACCTACCTGCCACACTTCATCTCCGTGGTAGTGATCGTGGGCATGCTGCAGGTGTTCTTGTCGCCCAGTGACGGCCTGTTGACACGGCTGTTGGCGTTCGTCGGCATCTCGGGCACTAACTTTCTGGGAGACACGGGCAGCTTCGTCCCGGTCTATGTCCTATCTGACATCTGGCAGCACGCCGGATGGAATTCGATTATCTATCTGGCGGCGCTTGCTGGGGTCAACACCCAGCTGTATGAGGCCGCCCGAATCGACGGCGCCAACCGGTGGCAACTCATACGCCACGTGGATATACCGGCTCTCGTGCCCACGATGATCATCCTGCTCATTCTCAACATGGGCAACGTACTCAACACTGGCTTCGAAAAGGTATTCCTGATGCAGAACACCCTGAACCTGCCGATCTCCGAGGTGATCGCGACCTACACCTACAAGATCGGTATTCTCAGCAGCCAATTCAGCTACTCAACTGCCATCGGCCTGTTTAACACGCTCATCAACTTCACCTTCCTCGTGCTTGCCAACCGCATCGCGAAACGGGTGTCGGATACGAGCTTGTGGTGA
- the araA gene encoding L-arabinose isomerase, with protein sequence MTALPDPFDGKEIWFLTGSQDLYGEEALVQVADQSRQVATWLEAADAIPVRIVWKPVLKDREAIRAAMLAANADDACIGVIAWMHTFSPAKMWIAGIDALAKPLLQLHTQYSQSLPWSTIDMDYMNLNQAAHGDREFGYILTRLSQPRKVVVGHATQANTQAKIGTWARAAAGWDALHHTRLVRFGDNMRGVAVTEGDKTEAELRLGASVNTWGVNDLVEVVDAVTEAEIDALVEEYLEAYDVVEELRPGGECHDSLRYGARIEAGMRRFLQERGATAFTTNFEDLGGLRQLPGLAVQRLMADGYGFGAEGDWKTALLVRAAKVMGYGLSGGASLMEDYCYEMTPGKEKILGAHMLEICPSLTISKPRLEIHPLGIGNREDPVRLVFDADTGAGLVVAMSDMRERFRLTANVVNIVGPDEPLPKLPVARAVWEPAPDFYTSTECWMQAGAAHHTVMTTATTLEMWQDLAEIARMELAVIDSSTTTRDFVQELRNAQVYYRLTQG encoded by the coding sequence ATGACTGCTCTACCCGACCCCTTCGACGGCAAGGAGATCTGGTTTCTGACCGGAAGCCAGGACCTGTACGGCGAGGAGGCCCTCGTCCAGGTCGCCGACCAGTCTCGGCAGGTAGCCACCTGGCTGGAGGCCGCCGACGCCATCCCGGTGCGGATCGTCTGGAAGCCGGTCCTGAAGGACCGCGAGGCCATCCGCGCCGCCATGCTCGCCGCCAATGCGGACGATGCCTGCATCGGGGTGATCGCCTGGATGCACACCTTCTCCCCGGCCAAGATGTGGATCGCCGGCATCGACGCCCTGGCCAAGCCACTCCTGCAACTGCACACCCAGTACTCGCAGTCCCTGCCCTGGTCCACCATCGACATGGACTACATGAACCTCAACCAGGCCGCCCACGGCGACCGCGAGTTCGGCTACATCCTCACCCGCCTGAGCCAGCCCCGCAAGGTCGTGGTCGGACATGCCACCCAGGCGAACACCCAGGCCAAGATCGGCACCTGGGCGCGCGCTGCCGCCGGCTGGGACGCCCTGCACCACACGCGCCTGGTCCGCTTCGGCGACAATATGCGGGGCGTCGCCGTCACCGAGGGCGACAAGACCGAGGCCGAGCTGCGCCTGGGCGCCAGCGTGAACACTTGGGGCGTCAATGACCTGGTCGAGGTCGTCGACGCCGTCACCGAGGCCGAGATCGACGCCCTCGTTGAGGAGTACCTGGAGGCTTACGACGTCGTCGAGGAACTGCGCCCCGGCGGCGAGTGCCACGACTCTCTGCGCTACGGCGCCCGCATCGAGGCCGGTATGCGCCGCTTCCTTCAGGAGCGCGGAGCCACAGCCTTCACCACCAACTTCGAGGACCTCGGCGGACTGCGCCAGCTACCCGGACTGGCCGTCCAGCGACTCATGGCCGATGGCTACGGCTTCGGTGCAGAGGGAGACTGGAAGACCGCCCTGCTCGTGCGCGCCGCCAAGGTTATGGGTTACGGCCTGAGCGGCGGTGCCTCCTTGATGGAGGACTACTGCTACGAGATGACGCCCGGCAAGGAGAAGATCCTCGGCGCTCACATGCTGGAGATTTGTCCCTCACTGACCATCTCCAAGCCGCGCCTGGAAATCCACCCGTTGGGCATCGGGAACCGGGAGGACCCCGTTCGCCTGGTCTTCGACGCCGACACCGGCGCCGGCCTGGTGGTCGCCATGTCCGACATGCGCGAGCGCTTCCGCCTGACCGCCAATGTCGTCAACATCGTCGGCCCCGACGAGCCCCTGCCTAAGCTGCCCGTCGCTCGCGCCGTATGGGAGCCGGCCCCCGACTTCTATACCTCCACCGAATGCTGGATGCAGGCCGGAGCCGCCCACCACACGGTGATGACCACGGCCACCACCCTGGAGATGTGGCAGGACCTGGCCGAGATCGCCCGCATGGAACTGGCCGTCATCGACTCCTCCACCACCACCCGCGACTTCGTGCAGGAGCTGCGCAACGCCCAGGTTTATTACCGCCTGACTCAGGGCTGA
- a CDS encoding L-ribulose-5-phosphate 4-epimerase has protein sequence MTERIVLADLDDGVRGAVAEARERVARLHGELIRWGLVVWTAGNVSERVVVTRPDGSAERTDLFVIKPSGVAYEELTADNMVVCTLNGDKIEDGTPEDLVPSSDTAAHAYVYRHMDGVGGVVHTHSTYATAWAARREPIPCVLTMMADEFGGEIPVGPFALIGDDSIGRGIVETLSGSRSPAVLMANHGPFTIGADARAAVKAAAMCEEVARTVHIARQGGEMVPIEQDLIDRLNDRYQNVYGQH, from the coding sequence ATGACTGAGCGGATTGTGCTGGCTGATTTGGATGATGGTGTGCGTGGGGCGGTCGCCGAAGCGCGTGAGCGGGTGGCGCGGCTGCATGGGGAGTTGATTCGGTGGGGGCTGGTGGTGTGGACGGCTGGGAATGTGTCTGAGCGTGTGGTGGTGACTCGGCCGGATGGGAGTGCGGAGCGGACGGACTTGTTCGTGATCAAACCGTCTGGAGTGGCCTACGAGGAGCTGACGGCGGACAACATGGTGGTGTGCACCCTGAACGGGGACAAGATCGAGGATGGTACGCCGGAGGACTTGGTGCCGTCGTCGGATACGGCGGCGCATGCGTATGTGTATCGGCATATGGATGGCGTGGGCGGGGTGGTGCACACCCACTCCACCTACGCCACTGCATGGGCGGCGCGGCGGGAGCCGATTCCGTGTGTGCTGACGATGATGGCGGACGAGTTCGGCGGGGAGATTCCGGTGGGGCCATTCGCTCTGATCGGGGATGACTCGATTGGCCGGGGGATTGTGGAGACGCTGTCGGGCTCGCGCTCGCCCGCGGTGTTGATGGCGAATCACGGCCCGTTCACAATCGGAGCCGATGCCAGGGCGGCGGTGAAGGCCGCGGCCATGTGCGAGGAGGTGGCGCGTACGGTGCACATCGCGCGTCAGGGGGGTGAGATGGTTCCGATTGAGCAGGACCTGATCGACCGCCTCAACGACCGCTACCAGAACGTCTACGGCCAACACTGA
- a CDS encoding YesL family protein: MAGRLFVLHLVWLLGVVAGGVILGAAPATMALNAAIRRDLLNQVLAARNLVVAERPGLWQEFWRVWRQEFWRAQAIGGVVLVGWAVLALDRLVLRGGVGGVTPWLSGLVVVLSLLWAAATFIVWPVAVHFDEALPRVAKLVVVLALSRPAQLFTVLVVAAGWLWLWRACPGLIPVFGVALPTWCVSWLYWHSGVLPLPESAVPIEAPDDVDIDAAIRAQAER, translated from the coding sequence ATGGCAGGACGCTTATTCGTCCTACATCTGGTCTGGCTGCTGGGCGTGGTCGCCGGCGGGGTAATTCTCGGCGCGGCACCGGCAACCATGGCGCTTAATGCCGCAATTCGCCGGGACTTGCTCAATCAGGTCTTGGCGGCGCGCAATTTGGTCGTCGCCGAGCGGCCCGGCCTGTGGCAGGAGTTCTGGCGGGTATGGCGGCAAGAGTTCTGGCGCGCGCAAGCGATCGGGGGCGTGGTGCTCGTAGGCTGGGCCGTGCTTGCCCTGGACCGTTTGGTTTTGCGCGGTGGCGTTGGCGGGGTCACGCCTTGGCTTTCCGGGCTCGTGGTGGTGCTCAGCCTGCTTTGGGCGGCGGCGACTTTCATTGTCTGGCCGGTGGCGGTTCACTTCGACGAGGCCCTACCGCGGGTGGCCAAGCTGGTGGTGGTGTTGGCGCTGTCGCGTCCGGCGCAATTGTTTACGGTGCTGGTCGTTGCGGCGGGATGGCTGTGGTTATGGCGTGCATGCCCCGGACTGATCCCCGTCTTTGGCGTGGCACTGCCCACCTGGTGCGTCTCTTGGTTGTACTGGCACTCCGGAGTCCTCCCGCTGCCCGAGTCGGCGGTGCCGATCGAAGCCCCCGACGATGTTGACATTGACGCCGCCATTCGGGCGCAGGCGGAGCGTTGA